GTCTTGATTGATTTGCTTGGGCTGTTCCTTGACATGTTTATCTTCAGCTTCATGGTCATTTTCATCCTTGGCTTCAGTGTTCAGCTCGCAGCAAGCTTCTGCACCCAGCTTTGCAACCTCAATAACGTGTTCAAATGATTCATTATTAAGTGTTGGCTTCTCCAAGGATTTCCTGGGTTTCCGATATATTGCATAAAGCAGCATTTGGAGCATGCCAAATATGAATCCCAATACATTTGGAATCTGTTGatgatgcaaaaagaaacaattatattaattaataatatataccaAAAGTAGGAgttcaattaataataataaaaaaaagggtaATCATCAAGAACTTACAGCAACGAAATAATCTTTTCTTAGAAAACCATATAAGAACCACATGACTGCACTCAATGTGAGGAAGAAAGATAAAGAAATTGGCATGAACTCCACGCTTTTGGTTTTTATAACTTTTCTCTGCAGAAcgcatacaaaaaaaattaaaaagtaaatatttttaattatgaaatgGAAGGGAAGCTGCATAGGCATTTGTTCTCACCACAATCGCAAGAGGTGCAACAAATACGCATAGAGCGAAAATCATACAAATCCATCCCAAGACGTTGACACGTTGTTTGCCATGTAATATGAACATAGCTACGATACTTATGATGCCGAATCCAAAAACATTGAACAGGAACACAAGTTTCGCAGTGAGAATCTGCACCAGATAAATTTCCAATCGCTTAACAATTGTAAAATACAAAGGTCTTAAACAAAATGGTAAATTAAGTAGCTAACAAACCTTATCCTTCTTGGTGGCATAGAAAAAGTACAAAGCAAGATAGGCAATTTCCAGTAAAAATGTGAATGTGTTGACGGTGATGAGAAGAGTGGCATCTTCTGCAAACACTGCATAGAACAGCCAAAGCATGGCACTCAACAATGCAATCACATAGGGAATAGATTGAAACCCTTCGCTTGTTTTCTTCTTGCAAATTTGATAAAAAGTTGGCCTGCGCATTATTTCACATTACTATGTAAGTTTTAAGAGCAAATACAGCACAGTCCGTAAAAGAAGAGCTGGTCAAATTTTGCTAATCAAAACACTTACACGGGAGCGAGGCAGACCAGACTGGAGATGATGTTACCTATAATAGAGGAAAATTAGTTAGTTTCATCTTGTTGACATTAATTATACGTAATAAAGAAAAAGTATATATGTAAGAGCGGCTCTTTCTGTATAACACTGCATGCATGTATTAAGCGTAATCTTAAATGCTCACATCTCTAGCTACAAAAATTAGAATTGCGAGGAAGACTACTTATTATTACCTAAAAGGCCGAAAACGAACGCCCATGTCAAGTGTAAGGCCATCTCTCTGCTTACTAATAACAGAAGAGAAAGGTCTCACAGCCTCAAAAAGCAAGTTTCTCAATAGAAACGTGGTTGTGTTTACTTTGCTGTGAGAAGTAGTCTAGCTTGGTATGGACCCTTATATAGCAAGGGAAGGGTGAGAAATGgaagtaattaattattatatgtcGGTATAGAATAGTATTTTAGTGACCCACTtacaaaaagaattaaaatttaaaaattcatcacacaattataatattaaatcacACTACATATAATTGAACATTTAGAGATTTCAAGtttaacaatttaaattttcgatatctttattaaaaacaaaataatgttAGGTCCGCATTTTAGCCTCAATCccctatattttattatttacgtATCAATTTGAAGAACAGCTAGTGCCAGAAAAAAAGTTAGGGGAGTCAAATTGATATTTTCCAAAAGCAGTCAAATCCTCTAGGTATTACGTACAGTGGTGCCATAGCTAGGCCTAGTACGGACAAAATAGTTGGGGGTCCCATCAACGAAGGTTGATATTTGCCGTGTAAACGACAGAGACAATTGTTTCTCCTCGTTTGGCagtggtgtttttttttttttactcgaTTATAATtctaagaaaaatataaatgaagATTAATCTATTTGAAATAGAGAAGATGAGATTCTTTGTATACATTAATGATTTGCAATTATGATTAAGTTGAGAATTAAGTTAAAAGTTAATGAGGTAGAGGAAACTTATACGTGTATAATTATATGCtgttatttttgttttgttaaTGGAATATGACTCTACATCTCAAAAAGTCTTTGTTGGTTATTGACTAAGCCACCAAATTGCACGCAAcactaatattatataaaataaacatgAAGATTAAagttctttattattattattattagacttGAGTTGGTTCAAACTCCATCTCTTCATGGCAATaccattaacttttttttttttaaaaatagaaattggGGAAATTGAAGCCAGATCTATCAGGATGCACTTTCTATCAGGCTAAGTCTCGGACTACTgcacttttattttctttattactTTAAGTTTTTAATTATACCTAATTACACATgcataactaaattaaaattgggATTTGATTACTTCCTGAAATACTAACTTAACTAGTTCattaaaatcaaaacaaaaaaaataattaagaaagtaataaaaaataaaaaacacgtGCTTCAAACTCAggtaagtaattaaaataaattaatataatatttgataGTCCGtgatataacaaaaaaaaaagccatGCATCTTTAAATAAAAGCGCAGGATGTTTTTAGCATTTTGTGAAAATTAAATGTGGCGAGGTGAGGTCCActgctttttcttatttttaattattaattaagagGTCCACTTATGATTTTAAAActgaaaatatcaaaaattatttttagtatcTGGAGTACaatacaaaatattaaaatatatttatatgaatCACAGTAAAGGAAATTTTCTTATTTCTATTCAGAGGGTTATACCAAatcaatgaataaataaataaataaatgtctataatttaatgttttattcttttaaaataaaaattagagattGAACGATTAGAATTTAAAATCTTTCAGATATACTTATGATCAGATTAAATTTATAAGCGTAATTTAAtactgattaaattaaatttataagcgTAATTTAAATTACTATTTGTCTATGGTATGAAAAGTGAAGTAATAGCTCAATGGCTCTGAGATggtaatttcaaaatttttaaccatattatataaaattattttttaaaacctcTGATATTTGAGTTAAAATTCATTAGTTTTTTTATCCATTAATTTGGtgtaattaattgaaaaaaaattatttttttaacaaatattttgcaatttcaatataaaaatgATTCTTCTCCAGTGTAGTTTAGAATTTGGttaaactttatttaaaattaatcccAAAGAACTATTCAACTTAAATAATGATATTtcctaaagaagaaaaaaacgaAGATTTTTGTAGAAAAATGATGAGCAAAAACAGCTATTAATTGACAAATACAGAGTCTGATAGGTGCatgtatagatttttttttctgtttcattggtactttttctttttaaaataaaattttctgtttattttaaaaaaatatttttcatattttttattatttaaaatattcaaaaaatttataaagcataatattttctgataaaaaggaaaaatacgtcattattaatgaaaaaactaCATTTTTTTCCAAATATAAGGTCACTTTACAAACTTTGAGAATCATATTAGCATCATTATGTGTAACtttattgatattattttattttttaaattataattaaataataaaaaagttattttttaaataaaatatttataaatataatttatttttcgtaTACAAATCGACctgtattttttataatttttattcattttaaatttttttatatatattaagaaatataatttttttattaattttttaattattttatttaaaatatattaatttttattaaatattatgagatattttaaaaaatttattaaaaatataaaaaaatctacgGATGGTGTGGGGAAGAAAATCCATGGCCAacaggaggaaaaaaaaaaaaaaaaaccattctCAGAGAGGCTGGGAAATCCGATGAAGCGGCAAGCTGAGGCTCCCTtgataactaaataaataaaattaaaaataaatttcatatttaaatcaCCCATTTATTTATTGACTATTTTACTAATGCAATATATTGCATTTAGAACGATAtttgtaatataaaataattttatgatttttatttacaaagaacgttaaaattttaaaaaatatataataaattaaattcatctAAAAATTACTCCAATCTTAATTATTCCAATGACTCAAATGAtgctaattatttattttttcaataaaatttttaaatacagTATGCATCTCCGTCCAAAATATCAATCAGAGCACTTTACCATGGCCTATGCATCTCAACTCTAACTCTatctatatctatatatatatatatatatattaaaaaaattatttaattgaaattgctTAAATTAAGCACGTAACAGTCCGTCTTAAACACTGATACAAATAATtcttaaagttattttttattagatatattttaaatttgcattaattatgttttttttccTAATTTACTACAACATGACTAATTCAAGAGATTCACGAATCATTAtggatatttatttttaatgttgtttatcttttgttggcAAGAGGTTGAAATTAGGATTCTTAAAACAACGATGAAATCCCTCTTTCAATCCTGaattgtaataattttattctgAATTTTGTCATGTAAATGAATCTGTCTTGAATCCGTAAAGAGTTGCTGAAGCTTGCTAATGTCGTTGTTGGCTATAGATTtgtgttttaattattttcatctaCCAAAAAAAGAAAGGCTTACCATATTAAATTACAATGGGCAAGGCCCAATAAAAGTCCAAACAACATTTTCCTCAGTAGAGATGTCCAGCATGGTAAGTTCAGCCCGCTCCGTcttgaatttaattcaatttctcCAGGCAGCTCACatttaataatttactttattgcaaaaataataaatttagaaaaaattttaaataaatttaatctatcataaattgaaaatttttcatgGAGAGATTCACATTTATAAATTCGGGCAAGTCTTTTCTCATAAAAAAACAGAGAATTTCTCtccaatttttactttttaatctttaaaatttttaggatTTGTCCCTTACTTTATagtgaaatttataaaaataaggaCATAATAAGTCTTAGTTTCGAAAAGAGAAATTGATTTATATCagattttaaaatgtattttgtttttctttttctattggaTTATAAAATATTGTAGCTTTATAGCTTTAAGTCATAGAAAGAATAACCTATTTCAGATAAAGATGAGTCATGTAATGTGAGGGAACCCCACTTAGTTGATGCTTATCTAGCTACTTGTTGAATTTGATTGAAGGCCTAGTTGACATTGCTATTAAAATtgtgaattattattttttagaatataataattaaaagatattaGAAATTgatgtaaaaatataaatatagtttttttcaaattactttTATAAACAATATGTAAAATAgtgatttcaattttttttaaaatgatttttttcattgaaaataattaaattttctcaatacaaattaaaaaatataaatctaaataaaaaatgataaaacaaattaatttaattggatttttataaaatttttgtcacaaataaattaaaaaaattacacacACCAATAGCaccatattataaattaataattaagtaATAAATAATGTAAGTACTTTACACTTATGACTTAtcaacaaataaaattattcacgTCGTCATGAGGAATTGCTTTATGAGTttccaaaaatattataatattcttaaaaaaaagtAGAGCCacttaaattaaatatactaCATGATTGGCTTTGAACTACACAGTTCTGCGTAGATCACACATCCATGCCACGGGTCGGAACTCATCATCGCCATGCAACTTACCTGCTTTTATGTCTCGTACGaaagtaatatgaaaattaaagagTGATGTaatcttaatatatatatatatatatttttattttcttacagaCCATATTACATACATAGATACAAGCTCTCTAGCTATCTGAGATCATTATAATATTAGACattcaataattataatatcgGACATTCCTGGGACTGGTTGATCGAAAAAGAACGTTGTCCCTTAATATGGCTGTTAAAACTTAAACTGTGTCCGAGAGATCTTTGTCTTCGTTGATTTTCTTGGGCTGTTCTTTGACATGATTATCGTCAACTTCTTCATGGTCATTTTCATTCTTGGGTGCAGCTACTTCAGTGTTCAGTTCGCAGCAAGTGTTTGCGCCCAGCTTTGAAACGTCGATAACGTGTTCAGATGATTCACCAAGTGTTGGCTTCTCCAAGGATTTCCTGGGTTTCCTATAGATTGCATAAAGCAGCATTTGGAGCATGCCAAATATGAATCCCAATACATTTGGAATCTGTTGAtgatgcaaaaagaaaaaaaattatattaaataatgataataatatataccTGAACTTGGAGttcctaataataataatataaaaaaagagagagtaATCAAGAACTTACAGCGACGTAATAATCTTTCCTTAGAAAACCGTATAAGAACCACATGACCGCACTCAATGTGAGGAAGAAAGATAAAGAAATTGGCATGAACTCCACGCTTTTGGTTTTTATAACTTTTCTCTGCAGAACGCATACAATATAATTAAGcagaattattaatttttgcTTATGAATGGAATCGAAGCTGCAGAACAAATACAATATAAAGAAAGCATTTGTTCTCACCACAATCGCAAGAGGTGCAACAAACACGGATAGGGCAAAAATCATACAAATCCATCCCAAAACGTTGACACGTTGATTGCCATGTAATATGAACATAGCTACGATACTTATGCTACCGAACCCAAGAACATTGAACAGGAACACAAGTTTCGTGGTGAGAATCTGCACCAGATTAATTGCCAATTACTTTATAATTGTAAAGTTATGGTCTTAAACGACATGGGAAATTAAGTAGCTAACAAACCTTATCCTTCTTGGTGGCATAGAAAAAGTACAAAGTAAGATATGCAATTTCCAGTAAAAATGTGAAGGAGTTGACGGTGATGAGAAGAGTGGCATCTTTTGCAAAAACTGCATAGAACAGCCAGAGCATGGCACTTAACAGCGCAATCACATAGGGAAGAGATTGAAACCCTTCGcttgttttcttcttgaaaatttgataaaaagttGGCCTGTCGCGTTATTTCACAACAATATGTAAGATTTAGGAGCAAATGCAGTACAGTATATAAAACAAGAGCTCGTCAAATTTTGCAAATTAAAACACTTACGCGGGAGCAAGGCAGACCATACAGGAGAGGACGTTGCCTATAAATTCCATTGGCAAACAAAACAAGAATGATAGACAAAAATTAGTTTGACCTTGTTGACGTTAAGTAcacgtaaaaaaaattatgtaagatAAGCTCTTTCTGTATAACACTGCATGCATGTACGTATTAAGCATTCAAACATCTCTAGCTAAAAGAATAATGGAAATTGAAattaggaggaggaggaggataagGAATGCTTATTATTACCTAACAGACCGAAAATGAACCCCCATGGCAAGTGCAAGGCCATCTCTACTTACAAATAACAGAAGAGAAAGCTCTCACAGGCTCAAAAGGCAAGTTTCTGAATGGAAACTCTGGCTGTGTTTACTTTGCAGTGAGAAACTCCAGCTGGGGTATGCACCCTTATATAGCAAGGGAATGGAGACAaatgaaagtaattaattaatacgtGGGTATAGAATAGTGTTTTAGTGAAGCacttgtgaaaaaataaaatttaaaaacttatcACATGATTATAATATTAGGTTTGCATTTTAGCCTGATGCCCTACGTTTTATGTATCATTTTGAAGAAAAGCTAATGCCACTTAAACTGTATTTTCCAAAAGCAGTCAAAATTGTTTGATATTTTTCATATGCAGATGTAGAGACATTGTTTTTGCCTTAAGATTATTTTAGAGATGAACACTTCCCATGTtctacttttttttatatatataatgatcATTTGCAATTGGCATAATTTGAGTATTAAACTAAAAAGTAATCTAACAATTTG
This Manihot esculenta cultivar AM560-2 chromosome 6, M.esculenta_v8, whole genome shotgun sequence DNA region includes the following protein-coding sequences:
- the LOC110618168 gene encoding bidirectional sugar transporter SWEET10 produces the protein MALHLTWAFVFGLLGNIISSLVCLAPVPTFYQICKKKTSEGFQSIPYVIALLSAMLWLFYAVFAEDATLLITVNTFTFLLEIAYLALYFFYATKKDKILTAKLVFLFNVFGFGIISIVAMFILHGKQRVNVLGWICMIFALCVFVAPLAIVRKVIKTKSVEFMPISLSFFLTLSAVMWFLYGFLRKDYFVAIPNVLGFIFGMLQMLLYAIYRKPRKSLEKPTLNNESFEHVIEVAKLGAEACCELNTEAKDENDHEAEDKHVKEQPKQINQDNDLSDTV
- the LOC110616494 gene encoding bidirectional sugar transporter SWEET10 encodes the protein MALHLPWGFIFGLLGNVLSCMVCLAPAPTFYQIFKKKTSEGFQSLPYVIALLSAMLWLFYAVFAKDATLLITVNSFTFLLEIAYLTLYFFYATKKDKILTTKLVFLFNVLGFGSISIVAMFILHGNQRVNVLGWICMIFALSVFVAPLAIVRKVIKTKSVEFMPISLSFFLTLSAVMWFLYGFLRKDYYVAIPNVLGFIFGMLQMLLYAIYRKPRKSLEKPTLGESSEHVIDVSKLGANTCCELNTEVAAPKNENDHEEVDDNHVKEQPKKINEDKDLSDTV